Proteins encoded within one genomic window of Lysinibacillus sphaericus:
- a CDS encoding phage tail terminator family protein, whose amino-acid sequence MITFKQIKTTINKKLQSNFIDIDVSSKSANEGFTRPSFKIELDNVKREGYLTQVEKSCTVRIFYFPTDENDNAIELLDVQEALGNLFDLKISVGDRYLDIVEPNFDEIDGVLQFEFDLQFFEGREYGEGSSSSNTNFEDEIKNGKEWYEKHPIELMGELDDEEGD is encoded by the coding sequence ATGATTACTTTTAAACAAATTAAAACGACAATCAATAAGAAACTGCAGTCTAATTTTATTGATATAGATGTTTCTAGTAAATCAGCTAATGAAGGATTTACACGACCATCATTTAAAATTGAACTTGATAATGTGAAGCGTGAGGGCTATTTAACACAAGTTGAAAAGTCTTGCACGGTTCGCATTTTTTATTTTCCTACAGATGAAAATGATAATGCGATTGAATTGCTAGATGTTCAAGAAGCACTTGGTAATTTATTTGACCTTAAAATTTCGGTAGGTGATCGCTATTTGGATATAGTCGAACCTAATTTTGATGAGATCGATGGTGTATTGCAATTTGAATTTGACCTTCAATTCTTTGAAGGCCGTGAATACGGTGAGGGAAGTTCAAGTTCAAATACTAATTTCGAGGATGAAATTAAAAACGGGAAAGAATGGTATGAGAAACATCCAATTGAGCTTATGGGTGAGTTGGATGACGAGGAAGGGGATTAA
- a CDS encoding phage tail sheath subtilisin-like domain-containing protein codes for MGLPQIIIEFNGKAVTAIKRSQLGIVALILKDDVQTADTVTYKSIEEVKTDAWSAENLDYIQKTFMGTPSKVIIERLATTAVDYNAALTRLNNKRFNYLAIPGIEDKDTTTIATWIKTKRDNNKKTFKAVLPNCDADHEGIINFTTTGIKVGEKDYKTAEYTARIAGILAGLPFTRSSTYYELNEIDAITDIEDPDTAVDNGELILINDGENIKIGRGVNSLTTTTGKKTEDFKSIRVMEVQDMIKDDIRTTFDKHYIGKHNNIYDNQVLFIRSVNAYFDGLEGEEILDPNYDNKSEINVRKQRLAWENIGVDTTDWDDQKVKEMSFKRNVFVGGNIKIVDAIEDLDMDIAI; via the coding sequence ATGGGCCTACCACAAATTATTATTGAGTTTAATGGCAAAGCCGTTACAGCTATTAAGCGTAGCCAGCTTGGAATTGTTGCATTGATATTAAAAGACGACGTGCAAACGGCTGATACAGTAACGTATAAAAGCATAGAGGAAGTAAAAACCGATGCATGGTCAGCAGAAAACTTAGATTACATTCAAAAAACTTTCATGGGTACACCAAGTAAAGTCATTATTGAACGTTTGGCAACAACTGCAGTTGATTATAACGCCGCATTAACACGCTTAAACAATAAGCGATTTAATTACTTGGCCATTCCAGGTATTGAAGACAAGGATACAACAACTATTGCAACATGGATTAAGACTAAACGTGACAATAATAAGAAAACATTTAAGGCAGTTTTACCAAACTGTGATGCAGATCATGAAGGAATCATTAATTTCACAACAACAGGAATTAAAGTTGGCGAGAAGGATTATAAAACTGCAGAATACACAGCGCGGATTGCTGGTATCCTGGCAGGGTTGCCATTTACACGTTCATCTACTTATTACGAGTTGAATGAAATAGATGCTATTACAGATATTGAAGATCCTGACACAGCTGTTGATAATGGTGAGCTTATTCTTATCAATGACGGCGAAAATATTAAAATCGGACGAGGTGTCAACAGTCTGACAACAACAACAGGTAAAAAGACAGAAGACTTTAAATCAATCCGTGTTATGGAAGTACAGGACATGATAAAAGACGATATTCGAACAACATTTGATAAGCACTATATTGGTAAACACAATAACATCTACGATAATCAAGTATTGTTTATACGATCAGTCAATGCATACTTTGATGGTTTAGAAGGTGAGGAAATACTTGATCCGAATTACGATAATAAATCAGAAATTAATGTCCGAAAACAACGTTTGGCGTGGGAAAATATCGGAGTAGATACAACGGATTGGGACGATCAAAAAGTAAAAGAAATGTCCT